Part of the Thermococcus sp. genome is shown below.
CCAATCAACTTCCCAAGTTTCGCTGTTGGCATTGTTACTGTCGTTCAACACTACCAAGACACTGTAGTTGTACAAATTATGACCACTATTTTCTTTAATCGTTATTGGGGTACAAAAGACCGTCGTGTTTGCAATACCCACACCGAACTGTTGGGAAGTTACTGCAATGCCCCCACCAACCAAAATCGTCTGATAATCCGGCGTTACAACTGTAACTATAGCCTGGCTCACGTCACTTCTCTGGCTGTTTGTTGGGTTGCTTAGGGTGTAATTATAAACTACCCCCGCGGACAAAGCAGATGAGAGAACTATTGAGTAATTAAAAGCGATAACATCTCCGGAGCTATTGTAGAGAGACACATAAATGTGAGTACCTGATGGCAACTCATTAGAGAATACCAACTGGCCCTCGGATAAATCTACTGAAAACCATATGGAACCAGAAGAGACAGGCGAGACTAACTGTTGATAGCCAACTCCAAGTTCCTGAACGTTTACCCTGATAGAAGGCAGGGCAAACCCTAACCCAACCGTAAGGAGTGCAACAACTGCCAGCGTGAGGAGAACTCTAAACAGTTTATCCCGTTTCATCAACTAATCCATAGGGAGTATCGCTTAAATCATTAACCTTTTCGATTTTTTAGTAATGGAAAAACTCACAACATTCCAAGATTGTTCAATTGTAAGCTTAGTAAAAGAAAAATCAAGAGAGGCTAGAACGTGTAGTAATCAACGCCTCCGCGCTCTTTCTCGCGCTTCTTCCTGCCCTCCTCGAAGTTCTTGTAGTACTCCATCATATACGGCGTTATGCTTGGTTTCACCTTCTTCAGGGCCTCCTCGAAGTCCCTCCTTGAGACCTTAAGCCTCTCAAGGAACTCCTCGCTCTCGCTCTCGACGAGCTCCCTCGGAAGTTCCCTCATAACCCTGCGCATCGCTATCAGTGCCGCCTCCCTGACAAGGGCCTCCAGGTCGGCTCCGGAATAGCCTTCTGTCCTCTTTGCAAGCTCCTCGAGGTTGACATCCTTCGCGAGGGGAACGCGCCTCGTGTGGACTTTGAGTATCTCCAGTCTGGCCTTCTCGTCCGGCGCTGGAACGAGGACGAGCCTGTCGAACCTGCCCGGCCTCAGTAAAGCAGGGTCGAGTATGTCGGGCCTGTTGGTTGCCGCTATAACTACAACACCGCTGTTCCTCTCGATGCCATCCATCTCTGTCAACAGCTGGTTGATGAGCCTGTCGGTGACGCGGTCGCCTTCAGCACCCCTCGCCGGCGCTATTGCGTCAATCTCGTCTATGAATATCACCGTTGGAGCGGCCTGCCTCGCTTTGCGGAATATTTCCCTTATCCTCTTCTCGCTCTCGCCGACCCACTTGCTCAAAACCTCCGGCCCGCGGATTCCGATGAAGTTGGCCTCGCTCTCGTTGGCTACTGCCTTAGCGAGTAAGGTTTTACCAGTTCCCGGCGGACCGTAGAGGAGGATTCCCCTCGGAGGTTCTATGCCGAGTCTCTCAAAGGCCTTCGGGTACTTGAGTGGCCATTCGACTGCTTCTCTGAGCTCTTGCTTGACGTCTTCGAGGCCTCCTATGTCGTCCCAGCGGACGTTCGGAACCTCGAGTAGGACTTCTCTCAACGCTGAAGGCTCGACCATCTTCAAAGCCTCATAGAAGTCCTCCTTCCTAACGCGGAGCTCCTGGAGGACCTCAGGGGGTATCTTCTCCTGTTCTGGACTTATCTTGCCCTCGTTGATGAGCCTTCTCAGGACGACCATAGCGGCCTCTCTCGCTAGAGCGGCAAGGTCGGCACCAACGAATCCGTGCGTCTTATCTGCAATCTCCTCAAGCATCTTATCGATGAGCCTGTTTCTCACTTCAGCGTAGATTTCACCCTCGCTCTTCAGGGCTTTCTTTACCTCTTCCTCGTCTCTGGCCTTTTCAACCCGCTCAATCAGGGCATCGAGTTTCTTTGCATCGAAAGAACCCCTAGACTTCATCTCCCCGAGAATCCTCAGAACGGTCGCCCTGTCGTAGTCCGGCTCAAGGGGCATTCCTCTGGTGTGTATTTGGAGTATCTCTTTTCTTCCCTGCTTGTCAGGAACACCGACTTCAATCTCCCTGTCAAACCTTCCAGGCCTCCTCAAAGCCGGGTCAATCGCATCAGGCCTGTTGGTTGCCGCGATTACTATAACCTTACCCCTGCTCTTGAGGCCGTCCATTAGAGTAAGTAGCTGGCTCACAACCCTCTTCTCGACTTCTCCAACGACTTCCTCTCTCTTCGGGGCTATTGCATCAATCTCGTCAATGAAGATGATGCTCGGCGCGTTTTCCTCGGCTTCTTTAAAAATATCCCTAAGCCTTTCCTCGCTCTCGCCGTAGAACTTGCTCATTATCTCTGGCCCGTTGATGGCTATGAAGTGGGCGTTGGCCTCGTTTGCTACTGCCTTAGCGAGTAAAGTCTTACCAGTTCCCGGCGGACCGTAGAGGAGAACGCCCTTCGGAGGTTCTATTCCGAGCCTCTCGAAGAGCTCGGGGTGCTTGAGGGGAAGTTCAACCATCTCGCGAATCTTCTGAATTGCGTCGCTTAGACCGCCTATGTCCTCATAGGTAACCTCCGGAATGCTCTCCTCGCGGACTTCAACGGCCTGAGGAAGGACCTCAACCTCGGTGTTGTAGGTTATCTGAACAATTCCCTTCGGAACGGTGTTTACAACGACAAACTTGAGCTCGCCGAAACCGAGGGGCATCGCCTCAAAGAGACCCCTGAGAAGGTCGTCGAAGGGAGAACCGCCGTAGTAGGTCTCTGTCCTGTTACTCGCAACTAGGAGGTCGCCCTTGACGACCGGCCTTCCAAGGAGGTTCTGCTTGACCAAATCGCCAGGAATCTGGATGAAGACTCCCTTCTGGGCCGGCGCAAGGACTACCTTCTTAGCCTCCTGAACTTCGGCCCTCTTAACAGTCACGTAGTCTCCTATGCTTACCCCTGCGTTCCTCCTTATGTAGCCGTCCATCCTGATGATGTCCAGTCCCCTGTCGTCGGGGTGTGGGTTTGCAACTATCGCAGCAGTTGTCCTTTCTCCAACGAGTTCAACTATGTCCCCGGGTTCAACGCCAAGCTGTCTCTGGTATTTCCTGTCGAACCTCACTATTCCCCTACCGACGTCCCTCTTCAAGGCCTCGGCAACGCGGAGCTTAATCTCATCAACCTTCTCTTCCTTACCTCCAAATATCATCTTGAACGCCTCCTGTGAATTTCAATAGCCTCCTCAAGGGTCAGGTTTCCGAGGGCAACCTCCCTTGCGAGGTAAGATGGAATCGTCATGTTTCCGCTGAGTTCCCGGCTCCTCCGCTTTATGTCCTCGATTTCCCTCTTTGTAGGCTCCCTCACGTCGAGCAGTGCCCCAATGGTCGTCTCCTGCCCGGCCCTAAGGCCTATGTTGATTGAAGCCACAATGTCAACCACCGAGGAGCTCTCAATTCCTCCAACCTTGGGCGTTGTCCTGAACTCGTTCACCACTATGATGGGATAATCGTAGCCGAGCAACTCGCCGAGGGCCTTTAGTGTCATCGTCCTGTGCCTTTTCGCGCCGTGCCCGATTTTTATCTTGGCTCCGGGATACTTCTCAAGCAAATCAATGATGATTCCAACGTCCCTCGGGTTCTTAAGTCTGTGAACCTCTATAACCCTGCCATCAGCTACAACGCTCAAACCCGGCCTCGCACCGGGGTCTATCGCTATGAAGACGTTTTTAAACCTCTCCCTACCTTCGAGCTTCGCGAGGAGTTCGTCTATGAAGTTTTCATCATGAACTATGACCTTGACCGGAAAGTCAACGTTATCCCTCTCGCCGGTCAGGACGACCTCAACGTCGTAGGGAACCCTCTCGCCGACGCGTAAGCTTAGGAAAGGGATTTTATACTCCTTCAGCACCTTCGTGGCCATGTAGTAGACCCTGGCGTTGCTCGTTACAATCGCCACCCTCATGGTTTCCCCTTCTCACGTTAGGATATAAACCTTTTTCGAGGCCTCGCCCGAAGGACTTGGCCTTTTAAATTTTTGGAATAAAGTTTATAGGCCCTCATTTCAAACTCCGGACGAGGGGAGGGTATGGAGCCACCCAAGAAAAAGAAGGTCGTCGGTGAGGAAGAGGAGTTTTTGGACGAGGAGTTCGAGCTCGAGGAGTGGGACGACGAGGACTGGGAGGAGGAGTGGGAGGAAGAGGACTGGGAAGACGAGGACGAGTGGTGAGCCTCAGAGCCCTTGGAGTCTCTTTATATTCTCCCAGCGGTTGTTTTTTATGAGTTCAAAGTCCTTCAGGTCCCAGACTAAAAGTTCCCATCCCTAAGCCCTTCCTTCTCTTGCAATCTCATCCCCTCGATTCACGAAC
Proteins encoded:
- a CDS encoding CDC48 family AAA ATPase yields the protein MIFGGKEEKVDEIKLRVAEALKRDVGRGIVRFDRKYQRQLGVEPGDIVELVGERTTAAIVANPHPDDRGLDIIRMDGYIRRNAGVSIGDYVTVKRAEVQEAKKVVLAPAQKGVFIQIPGDLVKQNLLGRPVVKGDLLVASNRTETYYGGSPFDDLLRGLFEAMPLGFGELKFVVVNTVPKGIVQITYNTEVEVLPQAVEVREESIPEVTYEDIGGLSDAIQKIREMVELPLKHPELFERLGIEPPKGVLLYGPPGTGKTLLAKAVANEANAHFIAINGPEIMSKFYGESEERLRDIFKEAEENAPSIIFIDEIDAIAPKREEVVGEVEKRVVSQLLTLMDGLKSRGKVIVIAATNRPDAIDPALRRPGRFDREIEVGVPDKQGRKEILQIHTRGMPLEPDYDRATVLRILGEMKSRGSFDAKKLDALIERVEKARDEEEVKKALKSEGEIYAEVRNRLIDKMLEEIADKTHGFVGADLAALAREAAMVVLRRLINEGKISPEQEKIPPEVLQELRVRKEDFYEALKMVEPSALREVLLEVPNVRWDDIGGLEDVKQELREAVEWPLKYPKAFERLGIEPPRGILLYGPPGTGKTLLAKAVANESEANFIGIRGPEVLSKWVGESEKRIREIFRKARQAAPTVIFIDEIDAIAPARGAEGDRVTDRLINQLLTEMDGIERNSGVVVIAATNRPDILDPALLRPGRFDRLVLVPAPDEKARLEILKVHTRRVPLAKDVNLEELAKRTEGYSGADLEALVREAALIAMRRVMRELPRELVESESEEFLERLKVSRRDFEEALKKVKPSITPYMMEYYKNFEEGRKKREKERGGVDYYTF